A portion of the Pseudarthrobacter sp. L1SW genome contains these proteins:
- a CDS encoding alpha-1,4-glucan--maltose-1-phosphate maltosyltransferase → MSTGSITDGLRFGRFPITAVQPVVEDGKFPAKALPGEGIVVGATAFREGHDQLGVSAVLFDPQGKERQRVRLAPPRGERGMGTDRWEGVLTPSETGNWSFAIEAWHDRYGTWHHNAEVKVEAGIDVELMLAEGSALLGEASEDESRSEWDRGVLRNAAGRLADTSLSTEERLGAGFGSDVAGVVAHQPIRELVTVSEKFPLNVERDLAGRGAWYEFFPRSEGAVKDHDTGTWTSGNFRTAAKRLDAVAAMGFDVIYMPPIHPIGVQHRKGPNNTLIAGPNDPGSPWAIGAAEGGHDAIHPDLGTFEDFDAFVARANELGLEVALDLALQAAPDHPWVQSHPEWFTTRVDGSIAYAENPPKKYQDIYPLNFDNDPEGLSNEILRIVLLWVSHGVKVFRVDNPHTKPVWFWEWLIAQVNKEVPGVVFLAEAFTRPAMMHALGRAGFQQSYTYFTWRNTKKEIESYFTEVSHESAAFFRPNFFVNTPDILTEYLQFGGPAAFKIRAALAATASPLWGVYAGYELYEHVARPGAEEYIDNEKFEYKERDWDAAAQSGRTLAPYITRLNEIRHAHPALQDLQNLTVHHSTDEATVVYSKHKTLADGSKDTLIVVVNVDPHGTRECTVSLDLAALELDPQDLTHNGGFHVDDLISGESWEWGEYNYVRLDPHVEPAHVLRVRRTHQ, encoded by the coding sequence ATGTCGACCGGCTCCATTACTGATGGGCTGCGGTTCGGGCGATTTCCGATCACCGCCGTGCAGCCTGTCGTGGAGGATGGCAAATTCCCCGCCAAGGCCCTGCCAGGCGAAGGAATCGTGGTGGGCGCCACCGCTTTCCGGGAAGGGCACGACCAGTTGGGCGTCAGCGCCGTGCTCTTCGACCCCCAGGGCAAGGAGCGCCAGCGGGTCAGGCTCGCGCCGCCGCGCGGGGAACGGGGCATGGGTACGGACCGCTGGGAAGGCGTGCTCACGCCGTCGGAAACGGGGAACTGGTCCTTTGCCATCGAAGCCTGGCACGACCGCTACGGCACGTGGCACCACAACGCAGAGGTGAAGGTGGAAGCCGGCATCGACGTGGAGTTGATGTTGGCCGAGGGATCCGCCCTGCTCGGCGAGGCATCCGAAGACGAGTCCCGCAGCGAGTGGGACCGTGGAGTTCTCCGTAACGCCGCCGGCAGGCTCGCCGACACGTCCCTCAGCACGGAAGAGCGCCTCGGCGCCGGCTTCGGCAGCGACGTAGCGGGGGTTGTGGCGCATCAGCCCATCCGCGAACTGGTGACCGTCTCCGAAAAGTTCCCGCTGAACGTTGAACGCGACCTTGCCGGGCGCGGCGCCTGGTACGAATTTTTTCCCCGCTCCGAGGGGGCCGTCAAGGACCACGACACTGGTACCTGGACTTCCGGAAACTTCCGCACCGCGGCCAAGCGGCTTGATGCCGTGGCCGCCATGGGCTTCGACGTCATCTACATGCCGCCCATCCATCCCATCGGCGTGCAGCACCGCAAGGGCCCCAACAACACCTTGATTGCCGGCCCCAACGATCCCGGTTCGCCATGGGCCATCGGCGCGGCCGAAGGCGGCCACGACGCCATCCATCCGGACCTCGGCACCTTCGAGGACTTTGACGCATTTGTGGCCCGCGCCAACGAGCTTGGCCTGGAAGTTGCCCTGGACCTGGCGCTCCAGGCGGCCCCGGACCATCCCTGGGTCCAGTCACACCCGGAGTGGTTCACAACCCGCGTGGACGGCAGCATTGCCTATGCCGAGAATCCGCCGAAGAAGTACCAGGACATTTATCCGCTCAATTTCGACAATGATCCCGAAGGGCTTTCGAACGAAATTCTGCGGATTGTGCTGCTCTGGGTGAGCCATGGCGTAAAAGTCTTCCGCGTGGATAACCCGCACACCAAGCCGGTGTGGTTCTGGGAATGGCTTATTGCGCAGGTAAATAAAGAGGTTCCCGGCGTGGTGTTCCTGGCCGAGGCCTTCACGCGCCCAGCCATGATGCATGCGCTGGGGCGTGCGGGGTTCCAGCAGTCCTACACGTACTTCACCTGGCGCAACACCAAGAAGGAAATCGAGTCCTACTTCACCGAGGTGAGCCACGAGTCGGCGGCCTTCTTCCGCCCCAACTTCTTTGTCAACACCCCGGACATCCTCACTGAATACCTCCAGTTTGGCGGGCCGGCGGCGTTCAAGATCAGGGCTGCCCTGGCGGCCACGGCCAGTCCGTTGTGGGGCGTCTACGCAGGCTACGAACTGTATGAGCACGTGGCGCGGCCGGGCGCGGAGGAGTACATCGACAACGAAAAGTTCGAGTACAAGGAACGCGACTGGGACGCTGCGGCGCAGTCCGGACGGACCCTCGCCCCGTACATCACCAGGCTCAACGAGATCAGGCATGCCCACCCGGCCCTGCAGGACCTGCAGAACCTGACGGTCCACCACAGCACGGACGAGGCCACGGTGGTCTACTCCAAGCACAAGACGCTTGCCGACGGGTCCAAGGACACCCTCATCGTGGTGGTCAACGTGGATCCGCACGGCACCAGGGAATGCACCGTCTCGCTGGACCTTGCGGCCCTTGAACTCGACCCGCAGGACCTGACGCACAACGGAGGCTTCCACGTGGATGACCTCATCTCCGGTGAAAGCTGGGAGTGGGGCGAGTACAACTACGTCCGCCTTGACCCGCACGTGGAGCCCGCTCACGTCCTGCGCGTGAGGAGAACGCATCAGTGA
- the glgP gene encoding alpha-glucan family phosphorylase gives MKAIRRFTVRTVLPEPIRPLARLASNLRWSWHRPTRELFAGLNPRLWEESGQDPVGFLGMVSREEFQQLAANRAVVERVRAAEEDLDRYLEEPRWYQSLGPDAPASIAYFSPEFGITEVLPQYSGGLGILAGDHLKAASDLGVPLIGVGLLYQAGYFKQSLSRDAWQQETYPVLDPDGLPLTLLREPSSDGIGRPLQIALPLPNGRRLLAHIWRADVGRVPLLLLDSNVPGNDDAARSITDRLYGGGGDHRLQQELLLGMGGVKALRAFQQLTGTTAPEVFHTNEGHAGFLGIERIQELMAGDQALTFDEALAAGRASTVFTTHTPVPAGIDRFEIAQIHHFFQAGLAPAVPTDRILELGRENYADGNPSVFNMAIMGLRLAQRANGVAKLHGEVSRGMFSALWPGFDHSEVPITSVTNGVHVPTWVDSRISKLARDQFGSEAEANGRWDLAYNVSDADVWALRREMRAALVDDVRLRLRAAWKKRGAADAELGWTDKVLDPDVLTIGFARRVPTYKRLTLMLREPERLKALLLHKEHPIQLVIAGKSHPADDAGKKMIQDLVRFTDDPEVRHRIAFLPNYDIAMARTLFPGCDVWLNNPLRPLEACGTSGMKAALNGSLNLSVLDGWWDEMYDGENGWAIPTANNGASPEERDDIEAAALYELLETQVAPRFYGSTVSAGAGAAGPSTSGAEKVPTHWVSMIKHTLSHLGPAVSAERMLRDYVNILYRPAAEAGRNASANSYSQARTLAAWTAKVRSAWPLVHVEHVDSVGVSEDPQIGDTLQVNAYVALHSLTPEDVSVEVAYGRAEESDTLTDITVMELKVQEDLGSGRHLFSGSLVIDRSGPFGYTVRVLPRHDALASKAELGLIVNA, from the coding sequence GTGAAGGCAATCCGCAGATTTACCGTCCGTACCGTCCTCCCCGAACCGATCCGGCCGCTGGCCCGCCTGGCGAGCAACCTGCGCTGGTCCTGGCACCGGCCCACACGGGAACTTTTCGCGGGCCTGAATCCCCGTCTTTGGGAAGAAAGCGGCCAGGACCCGGTGGGCTTCCTGGGGATGGTGAGCCGGGAGGAATTCCAGCAGCTTGCCGCCAACCGTGCGGTGGTGGAACGGGTGCGGGCCGCCGAGGAGGACCTTGACCGGTACCTCGAGGAGCCGCGCTGGTACCAAAGCCTTGGCCCGGATGCCCCTGCGTCGATTGCCTACTTCTCACCCGAGTTCGGCATCACCGAGGTGCTCCCCCAGTACTCCGGCGGCCTGGGGATCCTGGCCGGCGACCACCTGAAGGCGGCCTCGGACCTTGGAGTGCCCCTGATCGGTGTCGGCCTGCTGTACCAGGCAGGCTACTTCAAGCAGTCGCTGTCCCGGGATGCCTGGCAGCAGGAGACGTACCCGGTCCTGGACCCGGACGGGCTGCCGCTCACGCTGCTGCGCGAGCCTTCCTCGGACGGCATCGGCCGCCCCCTGCAGATCGCGCTCCCCCTGCCCAACGGCCGGCGCCTGCTGGCACACATCTGGCGTGCCGACGTCGGACGCGTTCCCCTGCTGCTCCTGGACTCCAATGTCCCCGGCAATGACGACGCCGCCCGCAGCATCACCGACCGCCTCTACGGCGGCGGCGGAGACCACCGCCTGCAGCAGGAACTGCTGCTGGGCATGGGCGGGGTCAAGGCCCTGCGCGCCTTCCAGCAGCTCACCGGCACCACGGCCCCGGAGGTGTTCCACACGAACGAGGGCCACGCCGGCTTCCTCGGCATCGAACGTATCCAGGAACTCATGGCCGGGGACCAGGCGCTGACGTTCGACGAGGCCCTCGCCGCCGGGCGCGCGTCCACTGTCTTCACGACGCACACCCCGGTCCCCGCGGGCATCGACCGGTTCGAGATCGCCCAGATCCACCACTTTTTCCAGGCCGGCCTGGCGCCCGCCGTTCCCACCGACAGGATCCTGGAACTCGGCCGCGAGAACTACGCTGACGGCAACCCGTCCGTGTTCAACATGGCCATCATGGGCCTGCGCCTCGCCCAGCGCGCCAACGGCGTGGCAAAGCTGCACGGGGAAGTTTCCCGTGGAATGTTCTCCGCGCTGTGGCCGGGCTTCGACCACTCGGAGGTGCCCATCACGTCCGTGACGAATGGCGTGCACGTGCCGACGTGGGTGGACAGCCGCATCTCGAAGCTCGCCCGCGACCAGTTTGGCAGCGAAGCCGAAGCGAACGGACGCTGGGACCTGGCCTACAACGTCAGCGACGCGGACGTCTGGGCGCTGCGGCGGGAGATGCGGGCGGCCCTGGTGGACGACGTCCGCCTCCGCCTGCGGGCTGCCTGGAAGAAGCGCGGCGCGGCGGACGCCGAGCTGGGCTGGACGGACAAGGTCCTGGACCCGGACGTCCTGACCATCGGTTTTGCCCGGCGCGTTCCCACCTACAAGCGGCTCACCCTGATGCTGCGCGAGCCCGAGCGCCTGAAGGCACTGCTCCTGCACAAGGAGCATCCCATCCAGCTGGTCATCGCCGGAAAGTCGCACCCCGCCGACGACGCCGGCAAGAAGATGATCCAGGACCTGGTCAGGTTCACCGACGACCCCGAGGTGCGCCACCGGATTGCCTTCCTGCCCAACTACGACATCGCGATGGCGCGGACGCTGTTCCCCGGCTGCGACGTGTGGCTGAACAACCCGCTACGGCCGCTGGAGGCGTGCGGAACGTCCGGCATGAAGGCCGCGCTCAACGGATCCCTCAACCTCTCCGTCCTGGACGGCTGGTGGGATGAAATGTACGACGGCGAAAACGGCTGGGCGATTCCCACCGCCAACAACGGCGCATCACCGGAGGAACGCGACGACATCGAGGCGGCAGCTTTGTACGAGCTGCTCGAAACCCAGGTGGCCCCGCGCTTCTACGGCAGCACGGTGTCGGCCGGCGCCGGCGCCGCAGGCCCTTCGACGTCGGGGGCGGAGAAAGTGCCCACGCACTGGGTCTCCATGATCAAGCACACCCTCTCGCACCTCGGTCCGGCCGTCTCCGCCGAACGCATGCTCCGGGACTACGTGAACATCCTCTACCGCCCGGCCGCGGAGGCGGGGCGCAACGCTTCTGCGAACTCCTACTCCCAGGCCCGCACCCTCGCGGCCTGGACGGCCAAGGTACGTTCGGCCTGGCCGCTGGTGCACGTGGAGCACGTGGACTCAGTGGGTGTCTCCGAGGATCCCCAGATCGGCGACACGCTCCAGGTCAACGCCTACGTGGCGCTGCACAGCCTCACCCCGGAGGACGTGTCCGTTGAAGTGGCCTATGGGAGGGCTGAGGAAAGCGACACCCTCACCGACATCACGGTCATGGAACTGAAGGTACAGGAGGACCTCGGCAGCGGGCGCCACCTGTTCAGCGGTTCGCTGGTGATCGACCGATCGGGACCGTTCGGGTACACCGTCCGGGTCCTGCCGCGGCATGACGCCCTCGCCTCGAAAGCCGAGCTTGGACTGATCGTCAACGCTTAA